A region of Subtercola boreus DNA encodes the following proteins:
- a CDS encoding ABC transporter ATP-binding protein yields MSHTVVSPQPSASLTKEVLRVDGLRKVYNEGKPAAKTAIEDVSFGVDKGEFVCIVGPSGAGKTTLLRCISGLAKPTSGRLSFEGKPLTAVPEQLGLVFQDYGRSLYPWFTNAKNVGLPLAARGMKKAERAARVSEVLKNVGLGHVEKQYPWELSGGMQQRVAIARALSYRPDLLLMDEPFASVDAQTRFDLEDLILTVRRELGITVVLVTHDIDEAIYLSDRIVVLSGSPSRVREVVDVPLGSEREQVATRASDEFLDLRRHLLELVMPHSA; encoded by the coding sequence ATGTCGCACACCGTCGTGTCACCCCAGCCGTCTGCATCCCTCACGAAAGAGGTTCTTCGCGTCGACGGGCTCCGCAAGGTCTACAACGAAGGCAAGCCGGCCGCGAAGACGGCCATCGAGGATGTGAGTTTCGGCGTCGACAAGGGCGAGTTCGTCTGCATCGTCGGCCCGTCGGGTGCGGGCAAGACCACGCTGCTCCGCTGCATCTCGGGCCTCGCGAAGCCCACCTCGGGCAGGCTCTCGTTCGAGGGCAAGCCCCTCACGGCAGTGCCCGAGCAGCTCGGGCTGGTCTTCCAGGACTACGGGCGTTCGCTCTATCCGTGGTTCACGAACGCCAAGAACGTGGGCCTGCCGCTTGCCGCCCGCGGCATGAAGAAGGCCGAACGGGCCGCCCGGGTGAGCGAGGTACTGAAGAACGTCGGGCTCGGCCACGTCGAGAAGCAGTACCCGTGGGAGCTCTCGGGCGGTATGCAGCAGCGCGTGGCCATCGCGCGAGCCCTCTCCTACCGCCCCGACCTGCTGCTGATGGACGAGCCGTTCGCCTCGGTGGATGCCCAGACGAGGTTCGATCTCGAAGACCTCATTCTCACCGTTCGACGGGAGCTCGGCATCACCGTCGTTCTCGTGACGCACGACATTGACGAGGCGATCTACCTCTCCGACCGCATCGTCGTGCTGTCGGGTTCGCCGTCGCGGGTCAGGGAGGTGGTCGACGTTCCCCTCGGATCTGAGCGTGAACAGGTGGCGACCCGGGCCAGCGACGAATTCCTCGATCTCAGGCGGCACCTGCTCGAGCTCGTCATGCCGCACTCCGCATGA
- a CDS encoding ABC transporter permease, protein MTQTTMPKIAPERAAGPSIGETTDLMVTGRRTRSTGARVRNVLLAVWLPIALLVIWWFASASSTSPFFPPLSSIVAEFWAQWIVGDAAMQLTSSLRNLAFGYLGGALIGVVFGTLLWRFPPVRHVSNPLIYFLYVLPAPALLPAMIALFGIGELRQIALISFGAIWPTLLNTLDGMRSIDQVKFDTARAMKLSPLRQLFSLVLPAAAPQMAAGLRASLQTSIILMVVTEMVAAKQGIGYFILQAQTVFAITTMWTGILVLAILGTVLNYLFVGVERLVLRWYYRSRALSNS, encoded by the coding sequence ATGACGCAGACCACCATGCCGAAGATCGCCCCGGAGCGCGCCGCGGGGCCGAGCATCGGCGAGACGACCGACCTGATGGTGACCGGACGGCGCACGCGCAGCACCGGCGCTCGGGTGCGGAATGTGCTGTTGGCCGTCTGGCTGCCCATCGCCCTGCTGGTGATCTGGTGGTTCGCCTCCGCGTCGAGCACCTCTCCCTTCTTCCCCCCGCTCAGCAGCATCGTCGCCGAGTTCTGGGCCCAGTGGATCGTGGGCGACGCGGCGATGCAGCTCACCTCGAGCCTCCGCAACCTCGCTTTCGGCTACCTGGGCGGCGCTCTGATCGGCGTCGTCTTCGGCACGTTGCTCTGGCGCTTCCCGCCGGTGCGGCACGTCTCGAACCCGCTCATCTACTTTCTGTACGTGCTCCCGGCCCCGGCTCTGCTGCCGGCCATGATTGCCCTGTTCGGAATCGGTGAACTGCGACAGATCGCTCTCATCTCGTTCGGCGCCATCTGGCCGACGCTGCTGAACACGCTCGACGGCATGCGCAGCATCGACCAGGTGAAGTTCGACACGGCACGGGCCATGAAACTGAGTCCGCTGCGCCAGCTGTTCTCCTTGGTGCTGCCGGCGGCCGCCCCGCAGATGGCCGCGGGCCTCCGGGCGAGCCTGCAGACCTCGATCATCCTCATGGTCGTGACCGAGATGGTGGCGGCCAAGCAGGGCATCGGCTATTTCATCCTGCAGGCGCAGACGGTGTTCGCGATCACCACCATGTGGACGGGCATCCTGGTGCTGGCCATCCTCGGCACCGTTCTGAACTATCTGTTCGTGGGCGTCGAGCGCCTCGTTCTGCGCTGGTACTACCGCTCCCGCGCCCTCAGCAACTCCTGA
- a CDS encoding ABC transporter permease, giving the protein MNALSHRSFRWLAPAAAVLAALLLWQLVTAGGLFRADQFPTMTNTMIALGKAVATPQYWAAIGATVQAWFLGLVIASALAITIGSALAFSDFAFRSAASVIEIFKAIPAIAILPLVILVMGSTLPMKVFLIAFGVFWPLVIQVIYGVRSMDPTVLDTSKALGVRGVRRFFTVVIPSASPYIATGLRIASASALILAVVSELVGGAAGIGRNILQAQNGGTSAYPVMYAYIITAGLIGIVLTGAFFLLERNVMHWHESQRNIRSNNEGVRK; this is encoded by the coding sequence ATGAATGCACTGTCGCATCGCTCGTTCCGTTGGCTCGCCCCCGCGGCCGCCGTGCTGGCCGCCCTGTTGCTCTGGCAGCTGGTCACGGCCGGCGGGCTGTTCCGGGCCGACCAGTTCCCGACGATGACGAACACCATGATCGCGCTCGGCAAGGCGGTGGCGACACCGCAGTACTGGGCGGCGATCGGTGCGACAGTGCAGGCATGGTTCCTCGGTCTCGTGATCGCCAGCGCGCTGGCGATCACGATCGGATCGGCGCTGGCCTTCAGCGATTTCGCCTTCCGCAGTGCCGCGAGCGTCATCGAGATCTTCAAGGCCATCCCGGCCATCGCGATCCTGCCGCTGGTCATCCTGGTGATGGGCTCTACCCTGCCGATGAAGGTCTTCCTGATCGCTTTCGGCGTCTTCTGGCCTCTCGTCATCCAGGTGATCTACGGTGTGCGGTCGATGGATCCGACGGTTCTCGACACGTCCAAGGCGCTCGGTGTACGAGGGGTGCGCCGGTTCTTCACGGTGGTCATTCCGAGTGCCTCGCCCTACATCGCGACCGGCCTCCGCATCGCCTCGGCCTCGGCGCTCATCCTTGCGGTCGTCTCCGAGCTGGTTGGCGGTGCGGCGGGGATCGGGCGCAACATCCTGCAGGCGCAGAACGGCGGCACCTCGGCGTACCCGGTGATGTACGCCTACATCATCACGGCAGGGCTGATCGGGATCGTGCTGACCGGTGCGTTCTTCCTGCTCGAACGCAACGTCATGCACTGGCACGAATCCCAGCGCAACATCCGCTCGAACAACGAAGGGGTTCGCAAATGA
- a CDS encoding ABC transporter substrate-binding protein, giving the protein MMSRKKTLLAGVALLATTVLLAGCSGGSDGGSADAGSGGTKKITVATNPSAQTAPIYLGIQDGIFAKHGLEVELVPQTDVAAIISGVASGQYDFGFATVVHVINANANSIPIRAVATVEGQQKAQEEPDEGNALVAGPDSGIKTAGDLGGKTVGVIGLSSLNTLAMWDMAAKMGVDTKSINLVQLPFGQMPAALASGDIDAAVVQAPFIADAEANGATIIGKPNVETFPDMAVGLYTTSQSYIDANADTVSDFAAAMIESQDYATANIDKAKETLVTNLGLTEDAAKAAKWNTGSNPYVNTEGFATAETLLTKYAGLAKEVDVNTLVWPGALESSK; this is encoded by the coding sequence ATGATGTCACGAAAGAAGACCCTGCTCGCCGGAGTGGCACTGCTCGCAACGACGGTGTTGTTGGCGGGCTGCTCAGGCGGCTCCGACGGCGGCAGCGCCGACGCCGGATCCGGCGGCACCAAGAAGATCACTGTGGCCACCAACCCGTCAGCGCAGACGGCACCGATCTACCTGGGAATCCAGGACGGCATCTTCGCCAAGCACGGCCTCGAAGTCGAGCTCGTGCCGCAGACCGACGTGGCCGCGATCATCTCGGGTGTCGCGAGCGGCCAGTACGACTTCGGTTTCGCCACCGTCGTGCACGTCATCAATGCGAACGCGAACAGCATCCCGATCAGGGCCGTCGCGACGGTCGAGGGCCAGCAGAAGGCCCAGGAGGAACCCGATGAGGGTAACGCCCTCGTGGCCGGCCCCGATTCAGGGATAAAGACGGCCGGTGACCTCGGCGGCAAGACCGTGGGTGTGATCGGGCTCTCTTCCCTCAACACCCTCGCGATGTGGGACATGGCCGCGAAGATGGGGGTCGACACGAAGTCGATCAACCTCGTGCAGCTGCCGTTCGGCCAGATGCCGGCCGCACTGGCCTCCGGCGACATCGACGCGGCTGTCGTGCAGGCACCGTTCATCGCCGACGCAGAGGCCAACGGTGCCACGATCATCGGCAAGCCGAACGTCGAGACCTTCCCCGACATGGCGGTCGGTCTCTACACGACAAGCCAGAGCTACATCGACGCGAACGCAGACACCGTCTCCGACTTCGCCGCCGCGATGATCGAGTCGCAGGACTATGCGACGGCGAACATCGACAAGGCCAAGGAGACACTGGTCACCAACCTCGGTCTCACCGAGGATGCGGCCAAGGCAGCCAAGTGGAACACAGGAAGCAACCCCTACGTGAACACCGAGGGTTTCGCCACCGCTGAAACGCTGCTCACGAAGTACGCAGGGCTCGCCAAAGAGGTGGACGTCAACACGCTGGTGTGGCCGGGCGCGCTCGAGAGCAGCAAGTAA
- a CDS encoding SDR family NAD(P)-dependent oxidoreductase — translation MTDPGAAPAGDGRASSDPRVLFDVRGRGAVVTGAASGLGFAIARVLARNGARVLLVDNTGETLETARQSLAAEGLEVRARMADVRDRAALDAAMQDAAGWGSGLDIVFANAGVSSGLGRRFGNGLAEIDDDRWQSVLDINLTGLMLTVQAAAARMNDGAGRIIVTSSVAGLAVDPLVGYAYSSSKAAVTLFAQNVATELATRGINVNVIAPGSFLTAIGAKNPGNTGMIDELTRATATGRIADPAEIEGLALLLASPAAGHITGSVFVIDGGVLATRN, via the coding sequence ATGACCGATCCAGGTGCCGCACCGGCTGGGGACGGGCGAGCGTCCTCAGATCCCCGGGTGCTCTTCGATGTGCGCGGTCGCGGGGCCGTCGTCACGGGGGCGGCCAGCGGGTTGGGGTTCGCCATCGCGCGGGTGCTAGCCCGAAACGGGGCGCGGGTGCTTCTCGTCGACAACACGGGGGAGACGCTCGAGACCGCCCGGCAGAGCCTCGCCGCGGAGGGACTCGAGGTGAGGGCGCGAATGGCCGACGTGCGCGATCGCGCCGCGCTCGATGCCGCGATGCAGGATGCAGCGGGCTGGGGTTCGGGGCTCGACATCGTCTTCGCCAACGCGGGTGTCTCATCGGGCCTCGGGCGTCGGTTCGGGAACGGGCTCGCTGAGATCGACGACGACCGCTGGCAATCGGTTCTCGACATCAACCTCACCGGACTGATGCTCACAGTGCAGGCTGCCGCCGCCAGGATGAACGACGGAGCCGGTCGAATCATCGTGACCTCCTCGGTGGCGGGTCTCGCGGTCGACCCCCTGGTCGGCTACGCGTACTCGAGTTCGAAGGCGGCGGTGACCCTGTTCGCCCAGAACGTTGCGACCGAACTGGCCACGAGGGGGATCAACGTCAATGTGATCGCGCCGGGCTCATTCCTCACAGCAATCGGGGCGAAGAACCCGGGCAATACCGGCATGATCGACGAACTCACCCGCGCGACGGCCACCGGGCGGATCGCCGATCCGGCCGAGATCGAGGGACTCGCACTGCTGCTGGCCTCGCCGGCGGCAGGTCACATCACCGGCTCTGTCTTCGTCATCGACGGTGGCGTGCTCGCCACGAGGAATTGA
- a CDS encoding LysR substrate-binding domain-containing protein has protein sequence MELRHLRYFVAVAEELHFRKAAETLHIVQPALSKQISSLENELGLMLLERDRRHVTLTEAGKTFLEEAIAVLARADGAKSRAIAVSRGQVGSLNIGFIQPALAELVPRSLRRFRKEYPEVRIRLTELTTRQVLDQTMSRAVHCAFARLPIELREDLACLPISQQDVMLALPDGHPLAEQETVALADIDGEDLVMIDRLVEPALHDYYIAMCNEAGFSPHIAHEVNSTWVALGLIAGGLGVGFAPASARSAAQQGVTFRPIGGAEPKLSVGIVWNDKSKPAVLGNFLEMRPWEERS, from the coding sequence GTGGAGCTGAGACACCTGAGGTACTTCGTGGCAGTCGCCGAGGAGCTGCACTTCCGGAAGGCTGCGGAGACCCTGCACATCGTGCAGCCGGCGCTCAGCAAGCAGATCAGTTCCCTAGAGAACGAACTCGGCCTGATGCTGCTCGAACGCGACAGGCGCCACGTCACCCTCACCGAAGCGGGCAAGACCTTCCTCGAGGAGGCCATCGCTGTGCTCGCACGCGCCGACGGCGCCAAGTCGCGTGCGATTGCCGTGAGCCGGGGGCAGGTCGGTTCGCTCAACATCGGTTTCATCCAGCCCGCGCTCGCGGAACTCGTGCCACGTTCGCTCCGGCGGTTCCGCAAGGAGTACCCCGAGGTGCGCATCCGGCTCACCGAGCTGACCACCCGGCAGGTGCTCGACCAGACGATGAGCCGAGCCGTGCACTGCGCTTTCGCGCGGTTGCCGATCGAGCTGCGGGAAGACCTCGCCTGCCTGCCCATCTCGCAGCAGGACGTCATGCTGGCGCTGCCGGACGGGCATCCGTTGGCCGAACAGGAGACGGTGGCGCTCGCCGACATCGACGGGGAGGATCTCGTGATGATCGACCGCCTGGTGGAGCCCGCCCTGCACGACTACTACATCGCGATGTGCAACGAGGCCGGCTTCAGCCCTCACATCGCCCATGAGGTGAACTCCACCTGGGTGGCGCTCGGTCTCATCGCCGGCGGACTCGGGGTCGGCTTCGCACCGGCATCCGCCCGCTCTGCGGCGCAACAGGGCGTCACCTTCCGCCCGATCGGCGGCGCCGAGCCGAAGCTCAGCGTCGGGATCGTCTGGAACGACAAGTCCAAACCCGCCGTGCTCGGCAACTTTCTCGAGATGCGGCCCTGGGAGGAGCGCTCATGA
- a CDS encoding alpha/beta fold hydrolase, with amino-acid sequence MNAVQTDLVHLPGGALRVVRAGHGPAVVYLHGTGDQGALLPALETLADDHLVVRPDHPGFIESDDFAVSDIADIGRVHEALLDELGIDEFVLIGCSLGGWVAAELALRVPERVRRLVLIDPAGLAGDGTAPDIFALTPEEALVATVFDDDRREAARRATPHPVITRRLARSRATAHRIAGDPYMHDPSLAGRLGALTIPVSILWGREDGIVPLSYAAEWMAALPQAELTVVPKAGHLPHVERPDSLTAVIGRAVPTWS; translated from the coding sequence GTGAATGCAGTACAGACGGACCTCGTGCACCTCCCCGGAGGCGCCCTGCGGGTGGTCCGGGCCGGGCACGGGCCCGCCGTCGTCTACCTCCACGGCACGGGCGATCAGGGGGCACTGCTGCCCGCCCTGGAGACGCTGGCCGACGATCACCTCGTGGTGAGGCCCGATCATCCGGGATTCATCGAGAGCGACGACTTCGCCGTGTCGGACATCGCGGACATCGGCCGGGTGCACGAAGCCCTGCTCGACGAGCTCGGCATCGACGAGTTCGTGCTCATCGGCTGCTCGCTGGGCGGGTGGGTAGCCGCCGAGCTGGCCCTGCGCGTGCCTGAGCGCGTCCGTCGGCTGGTGCTCATCGACCCGGCGGGTCTCGCCGGCGATGGAACCGCTCCCGACATCTTCGCTCTCACCCCGGAGGAGGCGCTCGTGGCCACGGTGTTCGACGACGACCGGCGTGAGGCGGCCCGGCGGGCGACGCCCCACCCGGTGATCACACGGCGTCTGGCCCGTAGCCGCGCCACAGCGCACCGGATCGCTGGCGACCCCTACATGCACGACCCGTCCCTCGCTGGGCGACTGGGCGCGTTGACCATTCCGGTGAGCATCCTCTGGGGCCGTGAAGACGGCATCGTCCCGCTGTCGTACGCAGCCGAATGGATGGCGGCTCTGCCGCAGGCCGAGCTCACCGTCGTTCCCAAGGCGGGACACCTCCCGCACGTCGAACGGCCGGACTCGCTGACTGCTGTGATCGGCCGGGCGGTGCCGACGTGGAGCTGA
- a CDS encoding fumarylacetoacetate hydrolase family protein, with amino-acid sequence MKLALFDENQLGVITPDDDGIVDVTAALPSVPPHDADPLTAGWWRALCRDWASLAGPIRDAAAVGTPIPLSAVTLRAPALNPSKVIAAASNYRDHVAEMHDVQQRTLGTTHEWMFDFDVFLKAPSSITGPAGPIILPPDVLDAGHEIHHESELVIVVGTGGFDIPVESALEHVFGFTVGLDITVRSPADRSRRKSYNTFSPIGPFIRVRDDTFDGAAESILLTVDDEVRQSVDTSDLIISVPAIVAYASRIMTLNPGDLIFTGAPPGVGPIARGEMLVTTISGIGTMTTSVAR; translated from the coding sequence ATGAAACTCGCGCTCTTCGATGAGAACCAGCTGGGTGTCATCACCCCCGACGACGACGGGATCGTGGATGTCACCGCCGCCCTTCCGTCGGTACCACCCCACGATGCCGACCCGCTCACCGCAGGATGGTGGCGGGCACTCTGTCGGGACTGGGCCTCTCTCGCCGGCCCGATCCGCGACGCAGCGGCCGTCGGAACGCCGATCCCCCTCAGCGCTGTCACCCTGCGCGCCCCTGCCCTCAACCCGTCGAAAGTCATCGCGGCCGCGAGCAACTACCGCGATCACGTCGCCGAGATGCACGACGTCCAGCAACGCACACTGGGCACGACGCACGAGTGGATGTTCGATTTCGACGTCTTTCTCAAAGCACCCTCGTCGATCACCGGGCCCGCCGGTCCGATCATCCTGCCGCCCGACGTGCTCGACGCCGGCCACGAGATCCACCACGAGTCCGAGCTGGTGATCGTGGTCGGCACGGGTGGCTTCGACATCCCCGTGGAGAGCGCCCTCGAGCACGTCTTCGGGTTCACTGTCGGTCTCGACATCACCGTGCGGAGCCCCGCCGATCGTTCGCGGCGCAAGTCCTACAACACCTTCAGCCCGATCGGGCCCTTCATCCGGGTGCGCGACGATACCTTCGACGGAGCGGCCGAGAGCATTCTGCTCACCGTCGATGACGAGGTGCGCCAGAGCGTCGACACCTCAGACCTCATCATATCTGTGCCCGCGATCGTGGCGTACGCGTCACGCATCATGACTCTCAACCCCGGCGACCTCATCTTCACCGGGGCCCCTCCCGGCGTCGGTCCGATCGCGCGGGGCGAAATGCTCGTGACGACGATCAGCGGGATCGGAACAATGACGACGAGCGTCGCCCGGTGA
- a CDS encoding SDR family NAD(P)-dependent oxidoreductase yields the protein MSGHGLLTGRVVVVTGGSSGIGRALCLRAAEEGAAAVIVADRVETGREGGASTVSLIEATGATAVFVECDVTEPASWLDVTAAADVFGGLDALCNVAGISDNVDFLRVDLPRLRRVMAVNFEGTFLGAQAAARSMIATGKRGTIVNVSSVGGMRGFAHASTYSASKGAVRAFTYALADAVAPHGIRANVVHPGQVDTEMLRVEMRGGSPIRIPLGRKGEAAEIADAVVWLMSDLSSYVSGASIVVDGGYSAVI from the coding sequence GTGAGCGGCCACGGCCTGCTCACAGGCCGCGTGGTCGTGGTGACGGGAGGATCGAGCGGAATCGGACGGGCACTCTGCCTGCGGGCAGCGGAGGAGGGGGCCGCGGCGGTGATCGTCGCCGACCGGGTCGAGACGGGCAGGGAGGGCGGGGCGAGCACCGTCTCGCTGATCGAGGCCACCGGAGCGACCGCGGTCTTCGTCGAGTGCGATGTCACCGAGCCGGCGTCGTGGCTCGACGTCACAGCGGCCGCCGACGTCTTCGGCGGACTCGACGCTCTCTGCAACGTGGCAGGCATCAGCGACAACGTCGACTTCCTGAGGGTCGATCTCCCCCGCCTCCGGCGCGTGATGGCCGTGAACTTCGAAGGCACCTTCCTCGGTGCGCAGGCGGCGGCCCGGTCGATGATCGCCACCGGCAAGCGCGGCACCATCGTCAACGTGTCGTCGGTCGGCGGGATGCGCGGCTTCGCGCACGCCTCGACGTACTCGGCGTCGAAGGGCGCGGTGCGAGCCTTCACCTATGCGCTCGCGGATGCCGTGGCGCCCCACGGGATCCGGGCCAACGTCGTGCACCCGGGCCAGGTCGACACCGAGATGCTCCGCGTCGAGATGCGGGGAGGCTCCCCCATCCGAATCCCCCTCGGCCGGAAGGGCGAAGCCGCGGAGATCGCCGATGCGGTCGTCTGGCTCATGAGCGACCTGTCGAGCTACGTGAGCGGCGCATCCATCGTCGTCGACGGCGGGTACTCGGCAGTGATCTGA
- a CDS encoding flavin reductase family protein — translation MTNTQPALPVRDEANEANDSRHLITLPVPFQVTPDEFKAAFRNHPAGVAVITADPGDGPVALTATSVFSVSAEPPLLVFSISGLSSSAPSIARAETIVVHLLGAEQLHLAKLGATSGIDRFADTSLWARLETGEPYFPAAHAWIRAKIVNRMAAGGSTVIAAEAVQTHAPEAGDASADASQAEPLVYHNRTWHRLGEHSKIRS, via the coding sequence ATGACCAACACCCAGCCGGCCCTCCCCGTTCGCGATGAGGCGAACGAGGCCAACGACTCCCGACACCTCATCACCCTGCCCGTGCCGTTCCAGGTGACGCCCGACGAGTTCAAGGCGGCCTTCCGCAATCACCCCGCGGGAGTCGCCGTCATCACCGCCGACCCCGGCGACGGCCCCGTGGCCCTCACCGCGACATCGGTGTTCTCGGTGAGCGCCGAACCTCCGCTCCTGGTCTTCTCGATCTCCGGACTCTCCTCGAGCGCCCCCTCCATCGCGCGCGCAGAGACCATCGTCGTGCACCTCCTCGGAGCAGAGCAGCTCCACCTGGCCAAGCTGGGAGCGACCAGCGGGATCGACCGTTTCGCCGACACCTCGCTCTGGGCGCGGCTCGAGACGGGGGAACCCTACTTTCCGGCGGCACACGCCTGGATCCGGGCGAAGATCGTGAACAGGATGGCCGCAGGCGGCTCCACGGTGATCGCTGCGGAGGCCGTGCAGACTCACGCGCCCGAAGCCGGCGATGCTTCGGCCGATGCCTCCCAGGCAGAACCGCTCGTCTATCACAACCGCACGTGGCACCGCCTCGGAGAGCACTCCAAGATACGCTCCTAG
- a CDS encoding NAD(P)-dependent oxidoreductase, with protein sequence MKILLPNTIPLDDLIVEAGDEAVRYDVTAPIPHDLRDADVFVAWQNTPDNLASAARELGALRLVQTLAAGPDAVLAAGFRPDVAVTSGRSLHDATVAEHTLALTLALVRRLDRLRDAQRDSHWDDEFLAAQQNPLTAPLYTLAGASVCIWGFGSIARTLAPMFELMGATVTGVASSAGTRFGYDVVDDAGLPAHLAGVDVLVSLLPATPASTGAFDKALIDALKPGAVFVNVGRGATVDEPALIDALRAGRLRAAALDVMVTEPLPADSPLWTAPNLLLTPHAAGNRPRGAAALIARNLQALRTGGPLTNLVGA encoded by the coding sequence ATGAAGATCCTCCTGCCGAACACCATCCCGCTCGATGACCTCATCGTCGAAGCGGGTGACGAGGCGGTCAGGTACGACGTGACCGCACCCATTCCCCACGACCTCCGCGACGCCGATGTCTTCGTGGCGTGGCAGAACACGCCCGACAACCTGGCGTCTGCCGCCCGCGAGCTCGGGGCGCTGCGGCTCGTGCAGACGCTGGCGGCGGGCCCGGATGCCGTACTCGCCGCAGGGTTCAGACCTGATGTCGCAGTGACCTCGGGCCGCTCACTGCACGACGCCACAGTCGCCGAGCACACTCTCGCCCTGACGCTCGCCCTGGTCAGGCGCCTCGACCGGCTGCGGGATGCCCAGCGTGACTCTCACTGGGACGACGAGTTCCTGGCGGCCCAGCAGAACCCGCTCACCGCGCCGCTCTACACACTGGCTGGCGCATCCGTCTGCATCTGGGGTTTCGGCTCGATCGCCCGCACGCTGGCGCCGATGTTCGAGCTGATGGGAGCCACGGTCACCGGCGTCGCCTCGTCGGCCGGCACCCGATTCGGCTACGACGTGGTAGACGATGCCGGGCTTCCCGCGCACCTCGCGGGCGTCGACGTACTGGTGTCGCTGCTGCCGGCAACCCCGGCAAGCACCGGGGCCTTCGACAAGGCCCTGATCGACGCGCTGAAGCCCGGCGCCGTGTTCGTGAACGTGGGGAGGGGCGCGACGGTCGACGAGCCCGCCCTGATCGATGCCCTGCGGGCGGGACGACTCCGCGCAGCGGCACTCGACGTCATGGTCACGGAGCCGCTGCCCGCCGACTCACCCCTCTGGACCGCGCCGAACCTCCTGCTGACGCCGCACGCCGCCGGCAACCGCCCCCGCGGTGCAGCCGCGTTGATCGCCCGCAACCTCCAGGCGCTCCGCACGGGCGGGCCCCTCACGAACCTTGTCGGAGCCTGA
- a CDS encoding MOSC domain-containing protein codes for MGVLVAACVVHGLRADPGTVGVTAIDKRPVGGPVKVRPLGLYADAQADRKHHGGEDKALYVYSSDDAAYWESQLGRTLPPGWFGENLRVSGVDVSNAPIGSRWRIGAKVVVEVSMPRTPCQTFARWVGGADERGWVKRFTAAGRPGAYLRGDAGHDRGR; via the coding sequence GTGGGCGTGTTGGTGGCGGCGTGCGTGGTGCATGGGTTGCGGGCGGATCCGGGCACGGTCGGCGTGACCGCTATCGACAAGCGGCCGGTCGGGGGGCCCGTGAAGGTGCGTCCGCTCGGGTTGTACGCTGACGCGCAAGCCGATCGGAAGCACCACGGCGGCGAAGACAAGGCGCTCTACGTGTACTCGTCCGACGATGCCGCGTACTGGGAATCGCAGCTCGGCCGGACGCTGCCGCCAGGCTGGTTCGGCGAGAACCTCCGCGTATCCGGAGTCGACGTGTCGAACGCGCCGATCGGCTCCCGATGGCGAATCGGTGCCAAGGTCGTCGTCGAGGTCAGCATGCCACGGACGCCCTGCCAGACCTTCGCCCGCTGGGTCGGGGGAGCGGATGAACGGGGCTGGGTGAAGCGCTTCACCGCCGCCGGGCGACCCGGCGCGTACCTCCGTGGTGACGCCGGGCACGATCGAGGCCGGTGA